The Horticoccus luteus DNA window ATCGCAGCCAGGCCGGCCGCGTGCTGGCGGGTTGTGAGACGGGGATTTATCTGACGGAAAACGGCGCGGAATCCTGGCGGCGCGTGCTGCCCACGACCGATACCGTCGATGATATTCAGCAAAGCTACCATGATCCCAAAACGTGGATCGCGGTCACCCAAAGCGCGGGCGCATGGATGTCGCACGACGGCGGCGCGACGTGGGCCAAACTCGACGGCGTGCCCTCCGAACACACGCTCTACAACGTGACCTTCGATCCGCGCAACCCGCAGCGGATCGCGCTGGGCGGCTGGGACGCCGGCGTGCTGACGTCGGAAGACGGCGGGAAAACCTGGGCGAATCGCACGGCCGGATTACCCGCTCCGCACCACGTCTGGCGCGTCGGGATCGATCCTGACAACGGGCTGCTTTACGCCAGCCTGACGAAGCAGACGCTCTTCACTTCCGCCGACTTCGGTCGCACGTGGAAAGCGGGACCGTTCGAAGACTCGGCCATCAACAACTTCATCAGCCTGCCCCGGGCAGAGAAATAATCGGGAGAGCCATCAACGTGAAAATTACCATCCCCGTCCTGTGTGCCTTGTTCGCGGCCTCGCTGTTGCCGGCGACTGGCCAACCCTCCTTTGAAGGTCCGATGCCGGACCGCCACGTGGTCACCGATGCCAACGTGCGGCGGCAGGACTACAACCGCCGGGCGGACGAAGTTGTGAACTGGTATGCGGCCCAAGCGAAGCCGGGCCAAGACCTCGGCGTCGGCCAGATTCTGGCCAAACTCGTGCGCCATGAGGACGAACCGCAGGTCTCCCAAAGTGTGATCGCCCTGATGAAGGATCCCGGCACGGGACCGTTCTGGATGTTTCCGGTCGTGGGCATTTCGATGCTGGGACAAGACCAGCTTTCCCCGGCCGCGAAGAAGGCGATTCGCGACATGTGGCGCACCACTTACCAAGTGCGCGGCGACACCGAGAATCACTGGTTGATGTATTACACGTCGCTTTACCTGATCGCCGAACAGAATCCCAACGAGCCGGCCAACACCTGGTATACGGGCAAAAGCTCGGCGGAGAATCTCGCGGAGGCGCGCAGTTATCTGATCAGTTGGATGGATCTCACGACCACGGTGGGGCAGGGCGAATTCACGCCGACCGGCTACATCGCGGAATATTCCATTCCCCTTTTGTATCTGGCGACGTGGGCCAAGGACCCCGCGATGCGCCAACGCGGGCAGATGATGCTCGACTGGCTGTATGCGGAGCTCGCGGAGAACACGCTCAACGGCGTGTTGCACGGGCCGAATTCCCGCACTGATGAACGCGAAGTGGTGGAGCGCGGCAATACCGCGGCGTCGTTTTACTGCTGGCTGCTTTTCGGCAACACGGTGCCGCCGCAGGCTTACGGCGGGTTTGGCATCTACTTCGCCGTGGCCGCGAAAAACTATCACGTGCCCGACGTGATCTACCACATCGCGGTGGAGCGGGATCGCGACTACACGCAACACGACCTGAAGCGCACGCGGCGCCGCTGGCGTTACAGCGATCAGCTCTCGCCCCCGGTTTACCGGACCAATTACACGCGCAAGGATTACGCGGTCGGCTCCATCCAAGGCGGCTTGATCGATCCGATCCAAACGCACGT harbors:
- a CDS encoding VPS10 domain-containing protein: MKTKHKLRWLAGWALLTSAALAAAPAYDFYLCASVNKGYVTGSKITTVSGLFQREADGTWHHIGYNDMSIAAAAFDPRDHNVIYTAALNGCWRTLDGGKTWRQTNDWTITEGRDIAVDPHAPDHVYLALPDGVAVSQDRAETWTRRENGLPERGKYTQTIRVDRSQAGRVLAGCETGIYLTENGAESWRRVLPTTDTVDDIQQSYHDPKTWIAVTQSAGAWMSHDGGATWAKLDGVPSEHTLYNVTFDPRNPQRIALGGWDAGVLTSEDGGKTWANRTAGLPAPHHVWRVGIDPDNGLLYASLTKQTLFTSADFGRTWKAGPFEDSAINNFISLPRAEK